The window CTTTTTCAGCTGCCTGATTTTCTGACAAGAGTAAATGTTAAAGCCGGCCATGAATACCATGCCGGCTATCCAGATTCCGGTTAAGGTAGAGGGAAGGGCCGGAGGCGCAGCACGGCTTACGGAAACAGAAAAGTCCTGAAGGAAATATTCGGTGGCTGCTGCGGTTTGATAGGCAGCTCCCATGGTTCCGGCATTCCCGGGGGAAAAAGAGCTGCCTAAAAACTGCAGCAGCTTAACCGCACATCCGGGAAACAGAACAGAACAGGGCAGAAACGGGACGGCCAGCACAAACAGAAACAAAAACCACAGATGGTACCGGATTCTAGGAGTCAATTGATGTTTGAATGCTTTCCTGGCCAGCAGGATAGCTGTCAGAAGAACGGCCAGGACGATGCTGTTAAGACAGAGGCGTATCAAAAATGAACCGGGCATGATCAGTTTTCCTCCTCTTGGCCATTGAGAAGAAGCTTTCTCAACTCTGCCAAGTCTTCCCTTGATACATGGTCACTGTTTATATAATTTGTCACCATGCCGGAGATCTTCCCGTTGTAAAAGCGGTTTAAAAAATGATCATTTTCTTTCTTTAAATATTCTTTTTTCTCTACAAGCGGGGTATAGACGAAAACGCGGCCTTCCTTCCGGTAGGTAACGGCACCCTTTTGGACCAGCCTTTTTAAAAGGGTGTGGATGGTCTTTGGGTTCCAGCTGGTGGTTTTCGTCAGTTTTTCCGTCACGTCGTTGGTACTGATGGGGGCATCATTCCATAACACCTTCATTACCTCATATTCTGCTTCGGATATTTGCGGCAGATGGTTCATATGCGGTCTCCTGTTCTTACAAATGTAATATAAACATTATAAGAGCAGGGAGACGGTATGTCAATGGGAGGAAGGAGAATATAAACTGATTTTAAACATGCAACCGTCAGATATTGCATTTACATAACATCTGTTTTTCCGTAAAATGAATTTATAAACAAACACGGGAGGTTAAAGGGATGAGATTAAAGAGATTAAGCGGCATTCTGATGGCAGGGCTTATGACGGCAGGAACACTGGCCGGATGCTCAGGGGGCAAGACAGATGCCACAACAGCGGCAGCAGGGGGACAGACCACTGCCCAGGCAGGAACGGAGCAAACCCAGGCAGCAAGCGGGGAGAAGACCGTTATTAAGGTTTGGTCCAAAGACCGGCATGACGCCACTTATGTTCAGAAAAAGGTTGATGATTATAATGCCAACAACACGGATAACATTCAGGTGGATTACCAGCTTTATACGGATAATTACGTGCAGGCTATTGATATGGCGGTGCAGAGCGGGGAACTTCCTGACATTTTGGTACAGCAGGAGCAGATGTTTGATAAATATGTGAACGAAGGGCAGTGGGCAAATCTATATGATTTCATGGACTCTGATATGAAAGAATATTTTAAGTCCGTGGTTTATCCCGGTTACAATGAAATGGATGGGAAGCTGTATTTCATTCCAACCAGCGGAACCACCTGCCGTCTTTTCTATAACAAAGAGATCTTTGAACGTGTAGGAATTACGGAACCGCCAAAGACTCTGGAAGAGGTGGTGGAGTACGCTAAAACAATCAATTCCCAATTGTCCAAAGAAGGAATTTATGGATTTGCGGAAAACATGAAAAGCGCCAGCTCCGGCCTGCAGCGTTCTATGTGCATCGGCCTGGAGAGAGAGACCGGACTGGTTCGGGGATATGATTTTGCAAAGGGAGAATATGATTTTACCCAGTGGGCGGATACTTTAAAGCTTTGGAAAGAACTGCTTTCTGACGAATGTGCCTTCCCTGGCTGCGAATCTCTGGATATTGACCCATTAAGA of the Lacrimispora indolis DSM 755 genome contains:
- a CDS encoding ABC transporter substrate-binding protein codes for the protein MRLKRLSGILMAGLMTAGTLAGCSGGKTDATTAAAGGQTTAQAGTEQTQAASGEKTVIKVWSKDRHDATYVQKKVDDYNANNTDNIQVDYQLYTDNYVQAIDMAVQSGELPDILVQQEQMFDKYVNEGQWANLYDFMDSDMKEYFKSVVYPGYNEMDGKLYFIPTSGTTCRLFYNKEIFERVGITEPPKTLEEVVEYAKTINSQLSKEGIYGFAENMKSASSGLQRSMCIGLERETGLVRGYDFAKGEYDFTQWADTLKLWKELLSDECAFPGCESLDIDPLRTQFAAGKIGMYMSYSHAEPGVYQNQFPMDSSKWDCVPIPTVGGKTEGKQYFTGTGSYVLNAKSPNVEKAFKVYKDIFANEEYLIGYYEGGFGVSILPSVIGKAKPSEDFQNKKWLLISDIDALLPKPPHSAFASGMVVEGEDMYKTCESIYYGDADIESTLKDLTDRYNKAYQEAVKNGSGHEVKIDNYDPMNPTLQ
- a CDS encoding BlaI/MecI/CopY family transcriptional regulator — encoded protein: MNHLPQISEAEYEVMKVLWNDAPISTNDVTEKLTKTTSWNPKTIHTLLKRLVQKGAVTYRKEGRVFVYTPLVEKKEYLKKENDHFLNRFYNGKISGMVTNYINSDHVSREDLAELRKLLLNGQEEEN